A single window of Triplophysa rosa linkage group LG20, Trosa_1v2, whole genome shotgun sequence DNA harbors:
- the LOC130571539 gene encoding uncharacterized protein LOC130571539, which translates to MKDLKIKSRLCEMHCENGPIKKLKATIKRALCKMAQENPKSWDKHVDKLMFTLRTKIKSSPFQRLFGHEARHPSKVPKHFKVASPALSSPSSEESPSSPASEVSPSSPASEVSPSDPTSEASHMSDTSTTPAAGNTYIVTPTATHDPAEFPICLKAIDSEIINRHIDEAWAGKKVQVLLSKIGPYKIFYFDIYNISSQKQLECEVMNGYMTSVIRNLNENSPKKALLIDSNEMTGIWKGNAWKLKIDLTTYSCVLGFVNDHNHWTVVVNGTLYFKKTFKIFYD; encoded by the exons ATGAAAGATTTAAAAATCAAATCTCGACTGTGTGAGATGCATTGTGAAAATGGgccaataaaaaaactaaaagcaaCAATAAAGAG GGCCCTTTGCAAAATGGCTCAAGAAAATCCCAAAAGCTGGGATAAACACGTGGACAAACTCATGTTTACATtaagaacaaaaataaagagttcCCCCTTTCAAAGACTATTTGGACATGAGGCACGCCACCCATCAAAAGTCCCTAAACACTTTAAG GTTGCCAGTCCGGCATTATCAAGCCCGTCGTCTGAGGAATCCCCATCCAGCCCAGCGTCTGAGGTATCCCCGTCCAGCCCAGCGTCTGAGGTATCACCATCTGACCCAACGTCTGAGGCATCACATATGTCAGACACGTCCACCACTCCAGCTGCTGGAAATACATACATCGTAACACCAACAGCCACCCATGATCCAGCTGAATTTCCAATTTGCTTGAAAGCAATAGATTCAGAAATCATTAACAGAC ATATCGATGAGGCCTGGGCTGGAAAAAAAGTCCAGGTGTTACTATCGAAGATTGGaccatacaaaatattttattttgacatttataaCATTTCATCACAAAAACAACTTGAATGTGAA GTCATGAATGGATACATGACAAGTGTAATTAGAAatctaaatgaaaattctcccAAAAAAGCATTATTAATTGATTCAAATGAAATGACAGGGATATGGAAAGGAAATGCTTGGAAGCTGAAG ATTGACCTCACAACGTACAGTTGTGTTTTAGGCTTTGTGAATGATCACAATCACTGGACTGTTGTGGTAAATGGAACACTTTACTTTAAAAAGACTTTCAAGATTTTCTATGATTAG